From one Dysidea avara chromosome 9, odDysAvar1.4, whole genome shotgun sequence genomic stretch:
- the LOC136265973 gene encoding uncharacterized protein, translating to MLLTSVYSQNLVGFVVDEAHCVKIWGDKFRRTFAEIGTIRSLINKEVNILALTATATHETVKSIFERLSMTNVKMVGLPPERPNIKYFVIPMPKMADLCSILAQELISMKADMPKTVLFCQSLPQCGDFHVRIKRLLKQNIAIPPTAPSIFPFRMLSLFTSASRTVIREKTLQEFCKEKTNLRLIIATTAFGLGVDCRDITRIINWGAPNSLEELVQESGRAGRDSSEAESILYYGKGAMTHISKPVKIYGENQSHCRRTLLFKDFLFSDVDKHDIVACRCCDLCARLCVCAKCKNNN from the exons ATGTTGTTGACTTCTGTGTACTCCCAAAACTTAGTAGGATTTGTTGTAGATGAGGCTCACTGTGTGAAGATATG GGGTGACAAGTTTCGGAGGACGTTTGCTGAGATAGGGACAATCCGGAGCTTGATTAATAAGGAAGTAAACATTCTTGCTCTCACAGCCACTGCTACACATGAAACAGTGAAGAGTATCTTTGAACGTTTGTCAATGACTAATGTTAAAATGGTCGGACTTCCTCCTGAGAGGCCAAACATCAAGTACTTTGTTATCCCTATGCCTAAAATGGCTGATCTTTGTTCAATACTAgctcaggagcttataagcatgAAGGCTGACATGCCTAAAACAGTTTTGTTTTGTCAAAGTTTGCCGCAGTGTGGTGATTTCCATGTAAGAATCAAGAGGCTACTAAAACAGAACATTGCTATACCACCAACAGCTCCCAGTATATTTCCTTTTCGAATGCTCAGTCTTTTTACATCGGCATCTAGAACAGTGATACGGGAGAAGACCCTACAAGAATTCTGTAAAGAAAAGACCAACTTAAGGTTGATCATTGCCACTACTGCTTTTGGCTTGGGGGTGGATTGTCGAGATATAACTCGAATCATCAACTGGGGTGCACCCAATTCCTTGGAAGAATTGGTTCAAGAATCTGGTAGAGCTGGACGAGATAGTAGTGAGGCAGAATCCATTTTATACTATGGGAAAGGAGCCATGACACACATTTCAAAGCCCGTTAAGATTTATGGAGAGAATCAATCTCACTGTAGAAGAACGCTCTTGTTCAAAGATTTTCTTTTCAGTGATGTTGACAAACACGATATTGTTGCATGTAGATGTTGTGATTTGTGTGCTCGATTGTGTGTTTGTGCTAAGTGTAAAAACAATAATTAA
- the LOC136265968 gene encoding uncharacterized protein isoform X1 produces MESCALCLQPQCDTDGSRRYRKLLYGKANSCSNELAILNRLIFATWPGLSVNSFEKLTEEKAYFCAHCQRNLINYNKAVVKVNQLSSDILSNLSAPPQTELSCSRPHTGEKRSAETAQLGEPDQEREADENEAINTTSTVSTGPNTPEVTVKIKGRDGRVRNHRITPKRKPIVTSLSRKSYNATSEKVVESEDLHDCTIKAMANKAREEMKVLNSPTNKSMLRESPKQLEKFSWELLGLELKEAVPTLWMFLHDLLPNAKEKFICFIVSMVLKMQCKQLCQVQKAVSMMLYANGVHKQVFRCLQPFMITVSVTATANTVRKLSDNHDADVISWVNKLLMTIKVSDDQPRANSDPLLCLDMANDGNDSDEDDDSSCCSDSSFGDFLSDDDFDLNDDDEFDLDDDDDFDLNDLQDANTESAINESCHPRHDNGVTAAEVHQSPMLIQSPVSPDEISLTVSANQPVNGYVIVGDNIDKNVRPSFQRHDRTTRSLHYFHSYAVQNRVNTAEISDDCPSSIDIYPDNFLPSSDDVEKLLSEFETLVARILVQSMEQFKDQQSLVTWHIPSAFSKEMACKSEVVPLGVILKNEALLKEMTEVLDDLSNYVPVHVATKTVSVEGKDYTVDDSRLIKILLFGDQLTAARARGAITLRDDDTSALHRLEGFVPAVADWHARMCLLRAMWKRLYTKKSSKDKGTLYQLRNLINRTAVKSDPSKCMKATEDFLMVVLHGYIVAGVTKLMKDEPSRVFTCNDVAKCVVRNWIKINLFSSNSKTPPKGTDYSYALDVMSLGLLWHGFHDAVQEGDGDRIIRYWRFLMPVFKHTGRRNYALEAFKLLSQTMVMSPRQVTELKWGRTINTVGRIGHNIACDLHMEHLNGRVKSMMENLCSNLKPQCIQTVGHTLGIINKLCGRFEDEADASKNKDYHTFPAFKKDLAMIVSQLVSDDVFSESSQQNLQSYKRSPLFQTFDWKAVTEWRKEKIINLDL; encoded by the exons ATGGAGTCTTGTGCTCTGTGTTTACAGCCTCAGTGTGACACTGACGGTTCTCGAAGATACCGCAAGTTGTTATATGGAAAGGCAAACAGTTGTTCAAATGAGCTGGCGATTTTGAATCGACTTATTTTTGCCACATGGCCAGGATTGTCAGTGAATTCTTTTGAGAAGCTAACTGAAGAAAAGGCATACTTCTGTGCACATTGTCAGAGAAACTTGATAAACTACAACAAAGCTGTTGTGAAAGTTAACCAGCTATCCTCTGACATTCTTTCTAATTTAAGTGCACCACCACAGACAGAGTTGTCTTGTTCCAGGCCACACACAGGAGAGAAGCGATCTGCTGAGACTGCCCAACTAGGGGAACCTGATCAAGAAAGAGAAGCTGATGAAAATGAAGCCATA AACACCACATCAACAGTATCCACAGGACCCAATACTCCAGAAGTAACT GTGAAGATTAAAGGCAGAGATGGCCGCGTAAGGAACCACCGTATTACACCAAAGCGTAAACCAATTGTAACATCCCTAAGCAGAAAGTCGTACAATGCTACATCAGAGAAAGTTGTTGAGTCAGAGGACCTACATGACTGCACAATAAAAGCAATGGCCAATAAAGCTCGTGAAGAGATGAAGGTATTGAATTCTCCAACAAATAAATCAATGTTAAGGGAGTCTCCAAAACAACTTGAAAAGTTTAGTTGGGAATTATTGGGCTTAGAATTGAAGGAGGCTGTTCCTACACTTTGGATGTTCCTACATGATCTACTGCCTAATGCTAAGGAGAAGTTTATCTGTTTCATAGTTTCGATGGTATTGAAGATGCAATGCAAGCAACTTTGCCAAGTTCAAAAGGCTGTGTCAATGATGTTATATGCAAATGGAGTACACAAGCAG GTTTTTCGATGCTTACAACCATTTATGATCACCGTATCAGTGACAGCAACTGCTAACACTGTTAGAAAACTGTCTGATAATCATGATGCAGATGTGATATCTTGGGTGAACAAGCTATTGATGACTATTAAG GTATCCGATGACCAGCCACGGGCCAATAGTGACCCATTACTTTGTTTGGATATGGCAAATGATGGAAACGACAGCGACGAAGATGATGATAGCAGCTGCTGCAGTGACTCTTCATTTGGAGATTTTTTATCTGATGATGACTTTGATCTCAACGATGATGATGAATTTGATCTGGATGATGACGATGACTTTGACCTGAATGATTTGCAAGATGCGAATACTGAGAGTGCTATAAATGAGAGTTGCCATCCAAGACATGATAATGGTGTCACGGCAGCAGAAGTGCACCAAAGTCCTATGTTGATCCAGTCACCAGTTAGCCCTGATGAGATCAGCTTAACTGTTTCTGCCAACCAGCCAGTGAATGGATATGTCATAGTAGGGGACAACATAGATAAGAATGTACGGCCTTCGTTCCAACGTCATGACCGTACTACACGGTCATTGCATTATTTTCATTCATATGCTGTGCAGAATAGAGTCAACACTGCTGAAATATCAGATGATTGTCCTTCTTCTATTGACATATATCCTGATAATTTTTTGCCTAGCTCGGATGATGTGGAGAAGTTACTCAGTGAATTTGAAACCCTAGTAGCAAG GATTTTGGTGCAAAGCATGGAGCAATTCAAGGATCAGCAAAGTTTGGTGACATGGCATATCCCCAGTGCATTTTCTAAGGAAATGGCTTGCAAGTCTGAAGTG GTACCACTTGGTGTGATTCTGAAGAATGAAGCTCTGCTGAAGGAAATGACTGAGGTGTTAGATGATTTGAGTAACTATGTTCCAGTGCATGTTGCAACCAAGACAGTGTCTGTAGAGGGAAAAGATTATACAGTTGATGACTCAAGATTAATCAAGATCTTGCTTTTTGGTGATCAGTTAACTGCTGCTCGTGCTAGAGGTGCCATTACATTACGGGATGATGACACATCAGCTTTACATCGATTGGAGGGTTTTGTTCCTGCTGTTGCTGACTGGCATGCTAGAATGTGTCTATTACGG GCAATGTGGAAGCGACTATACACCAAGAAGTCAAGTAAAGATAAAGGCACGCTGTATCAACTTAGGAACTTAATCAACCGTACTGCCGTTAAGAGTGATCCTTCTAAGTGCATGAAGGCAACAGAAGATTTTTTGATGGTTGTGTTGCACGGGTACATTGTTGCTGGTGTCACAAAGCTTATGAAAGATGAGCCATCCAGAGTTTTTACTTGCAATGATGTTGCCAAATGCGTAGTTCGAAATTGGATCAAGATAAATTTATTCTCAAGCAACTCAAAAACACCACCCAAAGGAACTGACTACAGTTATGCACTGGATGTCATGAGTTTAGGCTTGCTGTGGCATGGCTTCCATGATGCTGTACAAGAGGGTGATGGCGATCGCATTATTAGATATTGGCGGTTTCTGATGCCTGTATTTAAACATACTGGCCGCCGAAATTATGCTTTGGAAGCATTCAAATTATTATCTCAGACTATGGTGATGTCACCTAGACAGGTTACTGAGCTAAAGTGGGGGAGAACTATCAATACTGTTGGAAGAATTGGACACAATATAGCTTGCGATCTACATATGGAACATTTAAATGGGCGTGTGAAGTCTATGATGGAGAACCTGTGTTCAAATTTGAAGCCCCAGTGCATACAAACTGTAGGACATACACTGGGCATTATCAATAAACTGTGTGGTCGTTTTGAAGATGAGGCTGATGCTAGTAAGAATAAGGACTATCACACATTTCCTGCATTTAAAAAAGATTTGGCTATGATAGTATCTCAGTTGGTGTCAGATGATGTGTTCAGTGAAAGTAGTCAACAGAATCTCCAATCATACAAGAGGAGTCCTTTATTCCAAACATTTGATTGGAAAGCAGTGACTGAGTGGCGTAAAGAGAAAATTATAAACTTAGATCTTTAA
- the LOC136265968 gene encoding uncharacterized protein isoform X2, which produces MESCALCLQPQCDTDGSRRYRKLLYGKANSCSNELAILNRLIFATWPGLSVNSFEKLTEEKAYFCAHCQRNLINYNKAVVKVNQLSSDILSNLSAPPQTELSCSRPHTGEKRSAETAQLGEPDQEREADENEAIVKIKGRDGRVRNHRITPKRKPIVTSLSRKSYNATSEKVVESEDLHDCTIKAMANKAREEMKVLNSPTNKSMLRESPKQLEKFSWELLGLELKEAVPTLWMFLHDLLPNAKEKFICFIVSMVLKMQCKQLCQVQKAVSMMLYANGVHKQVFRCLQPFMITVSVTATANTVRKLSDNHDADVISWVNKLLMTIKVSDDQPRANSDPLLCLDMANDGNDSDEDDDSSCCSDSSFGDFLSDDDFDLNDDDEFDLDDDDDFDLNDLQDANTESAINESCHPRHDNGVTAAEVHQSPMLIQSPVSPDEISLTVSANQPVNGYVIVGDNIDKNVRPSFQRHDRTTRSLHYFHSYAVQNRVNTAEISDDCPSSIDIYPDNFLPSSDDVEKLLSEFETLVARILVQSMEQFKDQQSLVTWHIPSAFSKEMACKSEVVPLGVILKNEALLKEMTEVLDDLSNYVPVHVATKTVSVEGKDYTVDDSRLIKILLFGDQLTAARARGAITLRDDDTSALHRLEGFVPAVADWHARMCLLRAMWKRLYTKKSSKDKGTLYQLRNLINRTAVKSDPSKCMKATEDFLMVVLHGYIVAGVTKLMKDEPSRVFTCNDVAKCVVRNWIKINLFSSNSKTPPKGTDYSYALDVMSLGLLWHGFHDAVQEGDGDRIIRYWRFLMPVFKHTGRRNYALEAFKLLSQTMVMSPRQVTELKWGRTINTVGRIGHNIACDLHMEHLNGRVKSMMENLCSNLKPQCIQTVGHTLGIINKLCGRFEDEADASKNKDYHTFPAFKKDLAMIVSQLVSDDVFSESSQQNLQSYKRSPLFQTFDWKAVTEWRKEKIINLDL; this is translated from the exons ATGGAGTCTTGTGCTCTGTGTTTACAGCCTCAGTGTGACACTGACGGTTCTCGAAGATACCGCAAGTTGTTATATGGAAAGGCAAACAGTTGTTCAAATGAGCTGGCGATTTTGAATCGACTTATTTTTGCCACATGGCCAGGATTGTCAGTGAATTCTTTTGAGAAGCTAACTGAAGAAAAGGCATACTTCTGTGCACATTGTCAGAGAAACTTGATAAACTACAACAAAGCTGTTGTGAAAGTTAACCAGCTATCCTCTGACATTCTTTCTAATTTAAGTGCACCACCACAGACAGAGTTGTCTTGTTCCAGGCCACACACAGGAGAGAAGCGATCTGCTGAGACTGCCCAACTAGGGGAACCTGATCAAGAAAGAGAAGCTGATGAAAATGAAGCCATA GTGAAGATTAAAGGCAGAGATGGCCGCGTAAGGAACCACCGTATTACACCAAAGCGTAAACCAATTGTAACATCCCTAAGCAGAAAGTCGTACAATGCTACATCAGAGAAAGTTGTTGAGTCAGAGGACCTACATGACTGCACAATAAAAGCAATGGCCAATAAAGCTCGTGAAGAGATGAAGGTATTGAATTCTCCAACAAATAAATCAATGTTAAGGGAGTCTCCAAAACAACTTGAAAAGTTTAGTTGGGAATTATTGGGCTTAGAATTGAAGGAGGCTGTTCCTACACTTTGGATGTTCCTACATGATCTACTGCCTAATGCTAAGGAGAAGTTTATCTGTTTCATAGTTTCGATGGTATTGAAGATGCAATGCAAGCAACTTTGCCAAGTTCAAAAGGCTGTGTCAATGATGTTATATGCAAATGGAGTACACAAGCAG GTTTTTCGATGCTTACAACCATTTATGATCACCGTATCAGTGACAGCAACTGCTAACACTGTTAGAAAACTGTCTGATAATCATGATGCAGATGTGATATCTTGGGTGAACAAGCTATTGATGACTATTAAG GTATCCGATGACCAGCCACGGGCCAATAGTGACCCATTACTTTGTTTGGATATGGCAAATGATGGAAACGACAGCGACGAAGATGATGATAGCAGCTGCTGCAGTGACTCTTCATTTGGAGATTTTTTATCTGATGATGACTTTGATCTCAACGATGATGATGAATTTGATCTGGATGATGACGATGACTTTGACCTGAATGATTTGCAAGATGCGAATACTGAGAGTGCTATAAATGAGAGTTGCCATCCAAGACATGATAATGGTGTCACGGCAGCAGAAGTGCACCAAAGTCCTATGTTGATCCAGTCACCAGTTAGCCCTGATGAGATCAGCTTAACTGTTTCTGCCAACCAGCCAGTGAATGGATATGTCATAGTAGGGGACAACATAGATAAGAATGTACGGCCTTCGTTCCAACGTCATGACCGTACTACACGGTCATTGCATTATTTTCATTCATATGCTGTGCAGAATAGAGTCAACACTGCTGAAATATCAGATGATTGTCCTTCTTCTATTGACATATATCCTGATAATTTTTTGCCTAGCTCGGATGATGTGGAGAAGTTACTCAGTGAATTTGAAACCCTAGTAGCAAG GATTTTGGTGCAAAGCATGGAGCAATTCAAGGATCAGCAAAGTTTGGTGACATGGCATATCCCCAGTGCATTTTCTAAGGAAATGGCTTGCAAGTCTGAAGTG GTACCACTTGGTGTGATTCTGAAGAATGAAGCTCTGCTGAAGGAAATGACTGAGGTGTTAGATGATTTGAGTAACTATGTTCCAGTGCATGTTGCAACCAAGACAGTGTCTGTAGAGGGAAAAGATTATACAGTTGATGACTCAAGATTAATCAAGATCTTGCTTTTTGGTGATCAGTTAACTGCTGCTCGTGCTAGAGGTGCCATTACATTACGGGATGATGACACATCAGCTTTACATCGATTGGAGGGTTTTGTTCCTGCTGTTGCTGACTGGCATGCTAGAATGTGTCTATTACGG GCAATGTGGAAGCGACTATACACCAAGAAGTCAAGTAAAGATAAAGGCACGCTGTATCAACTTAGGAACTTAATCAACCGTACTGCCGTTAAGAGTGATCCTTCTAAGTGCATGAAGGCAACAGAAGATTTTTTGATGGTTGTGTTGCACGGGTACATTGTTGCTGGTGTCACAAAGCTTATGAAAGATGAGCCATCCAGAGTTTTTACTTGCAATGATGTTGCCAAATGCGTAGTTCGAAATTGGATCAAGATAAATTTATTCTCAAGCAACTCAAAAACACCACCCAAAGGAACTGACTACAGTTATGCACTGGATGTCATGAGTTTAGGCTTGCTGTGGCATGGCTTCCATGATGCTGTACAAGAGGGTGATGGCGATCGCATTATTAGATATTGGCGGTTTCTGATGCCTGTATTTAAACATACTGGCCGCCGAAATTATGCTTTGGAAGCATTCAAATTATTATCTCAGACTATGGTGATGTCACCTAGACAGGTTACTGAGCTAAAGTGGGGGAGAACTATCAATACTGTTGGAAGAATTGGACACAATATAGCTTGCGATCTACATATGGAACATTTAAATGGGCGTGTGAAGTCTATGATGGAGAACCTGTGTTCAAATTTGAAGCCCCAGTGCATACAAACTGTAGGACATACACTGGGCATTATCAATAAACTGTGTGGTCGTTTTGAAGATGAGGCTGATGCTAGTAAGAATAAGGACTATCACACATTTCCTGCATTTAAAAAAGATTTGGCTATGATAGTATCTCAGTTGGTGTCAGATGATGTGTTCAGTGAAAGTAGTCAACAGAATCTCCAATCATACAAGAGGAGTCCTTTATTCCAAACATTTGATTGGAAAGCAGTGACTGAGTGGCGTAAAGAGAAAATTATAAACTTAGATCTTTAA